Part of the Vigna angularis cultivar LongXiaoDou No.4 chromosome 1, ASM1680809v1, whole genome shotgun sequence genome, ttttaaaatttcaaaattgtcactAAGCGTAGGtttcaattattataaaaaaatgaagcatAAAACCTCAAACTTCGATTTTATTAATAATCGAAGCCTAAAGCTCCGCCTAGGTTTAATTTTTGTGAAAGCTGCAAAGCACCAacttcatttatgttattttctctttcattccTCCACTGCACACCCTCCATAGGCACTTCGCTTAAGTCTCTAGTGAAATTCATTACACTTTTGTGAACGCAATAGCCTCCACTGTAGCTTCCTCCACCACTGTTCATGCTTCGTCGTGACGTCGAAGAAGTCTCGCTGTTTGGCACAGTCGCTGAAAGAGTTTTTTATGACCTCCATTTTCGACCCTAAAGTGCACTTGTTGATTACTTCCATTCTCGTCGCCGCTCAATGTCATTGGCGAGTAGTTTTTTGGTTCTCTGTTGGTCTTTTTGGTTGAGTTTGTGTCTTCCTTAGgtttttttgttcattgttgGTAAACTTGGATACTTTTTTTACTATCACTGTTGTCCAGgtattgtttaattttactaGGTTTCTATTATTAtcttcaaaatttgtttttttaggtTAGATTTGTGATTACTTAAATGcttaaatatattgatttattgTGTTTGATTTGAGATTATTGTTGCATTGAGTGAGCCttagtttatataaaaattatttactatcttcaaattttttgaaaaaattctaatttttaataattaatataagatgAAATATACGAaagtttatttgaataaaatgtgGTTAATGTAAGaagtttatttgaaaaaaatgtggTAAATGTGAAAATACAAAATACTTATGAGAATGAAGGCTTGGTAGATATGTGATTGATGAGGAGGTTATTGATGTGATGGATTCGAATGGTTCAAGGAATATTATATGTAGATTGAATGTTGTGTTTAAATTATATGATCATATAATTCTTAGGATGAATGATATAACATGTAAATTTAGTGTTATGAATTTACTAGGGACACTCTTTGAAAGTTATCCTTATACTCTAGTAGGCTCTCAAACCCATATAGAGAAAGGAGTCTAGTTAGTGAAGATGAAACCCTTATAGTTGTTCTAAGGATCGTGGATTCTATTTCTATTAGGCTATAAGTGAACTCATTTTTATCACGAGAGAGAATGACCCAATACTATTAttgattatttcatttttcataacaaAACAAAGTTTATAGAATTTGAGTGaatgtaaattcaaataattgaaTCTTAGGTTATATGTATATTAATGATTGAGAATTGATTTGTGATATGAGAACGGTTGTccactattaaaaaatatattattatatgagagtgttatatatatatatatatatatatatatatatatatatatatatatatatatatatatatatatatatatatatatatatatatatatatatacttaagttaTCATTTTGTTTGTTAGGTTGTTGTGGCTCTTTTACAATAATCACTTTGAATTTACATATAATGCATGTGGTGATTATGTTATCTAACACATTATGCACTGAAGTTTAAAGTTGCTTTTGAAAGAATgtacataattatataattattatacgACCCAAAAGTggtataggaaaaaaaaatgtcactgAAATACCTAAAGAgataaatgaaaagaaacatttttttctttcaaaattgaTGCTGATAAAAAAACGGAGGGAATATGTCTgagattaaaaaattagaaggagtaacatttaataaataatttcaaaagttaatttataaaaatgtaaatataatatttttaaataattaaaagagaaCCAGTGtagaaataaaagataaaagttttaaattaactttCAGTATAACGCTCTTAaacaaatcaaagaaaaaatgtgCAATGAAACATCAACTAATTTGAGTGAGAGTGGTGGGAGCAACACGGGAACATAATTAACAGAGACAGCTGAAATTCATGCATGTCATTAAGAAAGACATTACATCGAGATACTGAACAGAAAGAAGGGTGAGAGGGAacatacattaattatttaaccGTTATCCCTCATTCTCATGTTCATACTCAAACCAGTTTAGTGACACAGAAACCATGGAAGCCAACTGAAGTGAAGAATTTCACAGTGCAAGAACATGGTCATCCAACACATATACATACTTAGTAACATAGTATTATTAGCCAGTTTGTTTTCACCTTACAAAGTGATTTCATCAGACAGTGCACTCACAGCAACTGCATAGGCCCACGACTTGAGATGTTTTTTCATTGCCACGGCATCATCAAGCGGAGGCATCTTAGTTCGCTGCTGAATATCAAGCATCTCATGATGTTTGTATGACTCCTCCTCAAGCTTATCAAACCACAAATCAACCCTTTCATCAACCACACTGTTCCActtccttctttttttcctctctctttttcttctttccctaCCAGGTTCTGACGAAATCCCTCCAAACTTGTGACAGTCAGGGGTCAAAGTCTCCACATTTCGATGCTCGTCTTGCTGATTCACAAGGAATGGGGTAAAGGGTTTCTGCAAATCTCTCTGGGGGGATTCTCTGGCGTTGATTGAAGGTGAAAATTGGTCAGTCAAAGGGGCCAGAGGGTGATGAGTGCAGGCAAAGATATTAGTGTAGAACCAGAGAGAGTCAAGAGTCTGTGCAACCCGTGAACCATCCATGGCTACTGTATGAGCAGAAATGTGAACAAGGCCAAGACCATGAAACATGTGAACTAGTTTATACAGTAAACGAGGAAGCTTGTGGAATAATAAATGCGGGAGTTTTATATTCTTTTGCAGAGTTCAAATTTGGAAGTACACTATATATCTCAGAATGCCAAAAGAACCAGGAGTGCTACATTGTCGTTGAGTGTTTTTTGAAGAGGACCAAAATGCCCTTGCGTCTGAACTGTGTTTCGGAAGAATTCATGGCAAGGCGTTACATTAAGCTTGGTTTCTGCATTGTTTCCATAAGACAAGTTTTCCGTtgtatgatgaaaaaaaatctatgaACTAGatctaattcattttttttttaatttattttaggaaGTCTTTTAAATGATAGCCAAAACAATGGCCGAACTGCGTTTAGGGTTAAGATTAAGGTGGATTTAATTTCagaactttaattaatttttagaaacaatattattattaaaaaatatataataacattttatattttttgaatttttatgtattaaataaaatataaaatttatattcttatattatCCTTATATATAACAacttttatgtataaaattacattatatatatttctcatATTTAGCTAAATATTTActgattttattaattgttaatttttgtaaaaaaaaattattgatattatataattatatttaatgtgaCAGTTTTGCATTGACTAATAaagtctaaaaatatattaaattatattttttaaaattaatttaacattaaGTTAAAgttcaaacaataaattttcattaagaAATTGATCTCAAACTATGGTAACGTTAAAGCTTTGTTTGATAAAGTTAATTGAAAAGGTAACTGAAAAACAATTTATAGTCATTAttgaatcaaaattaatattaaatatattttataaattttaaattatgtttttttatttattttaaactttaataatctAACATcttaaattgaatttcaaataaatattttctaaaatataattaaataattcaaacaataaaaaattaagtgaaaaattaaatcaatatttaaagaAGGTATAACACTAAAATAATAATCTGAAAATCACAATTATGGATATACATTGGagtgttttattattattttaaggtaTGAGATGGAAAACgtacaaattttaaaacattgatCTAATTAGTTGATTGAAACAAGAAAAAACGCttcatgtttttatatatttttgaaaaagtaaaaaaataataataatgattaaataaaaagaataatttacaGTAAATTGTGCTGCTACATAATATGGGTGGTTTATAATATCTTACTGTATTAAAGTATGTGTGATTAGTTACCTTTTACTatgagaataatttttttaatttttcaatttaaaatgtaataaaaaataaaaaaacgaaaGATATATACAAATAATGAGAATTATTTTACATGTACTAATAgcctttatataatattaatgataatgactatataaaaaataattattatataacaaTCCTTTTTAATATTCAGATAATTTTAAAGGTAGAATAActgaaatgaaataattaaaaaatttaattaataagacTAATATAAACTGTGAATTATTCACAAATAAAacgaaaatgttaaaaatagaagattatagaataaaaatgaattcTAAAATATAGGCTGTTAAAATAAGTTGTAACTCGTGAGTCAACTCGGTCCATCACGGATTTGAGTCGAgttaagtttgaaaaaaatgtaatttatttatgcgggttagttttcaaccaTGTTCGTTTAGAACCCGGCTCATTTGGGTTGAATCCGTAGTGAATCGGGTTGGCGCATcaatccacctaatttaatttaattatttattattttgtatttcaatattattagttagcatttttttagttatattgtagatgggataaaaaatgttttaaggtgagttattataaatttatctattcaagactttaatattataaatgaacaagcgataaaaaaattattaatattaaaaatttatttattcgaCTTTTGTGCAATTGtaataattaagtgagtcagcgagccaacccgtttaacccaccaacccgtggtgagtcggaCCGAATCGTCCGTTTTGACAgctatactaaaatatattacaattagataaaaaaatattatatcatgtTTCATCTggtatttgtaaaaaatataaaattgatcttaagatttaagagaaaaaactataagttttattgaaaataattctttattattaataatgattataaatttattaatattgacTAATTAAAGATcaagaaattgtttaatataatatataaaattttatcaacaaaaaattgcttaaaataagatttaaaagtgtatattaataaaaataataaactgaTCCAAAATTCGAAGAGAAAAAATTGGTTATTATTTGCTTAgttctcattttaaaaaaagcATGACTTAATCCTAAttcatatttgtaaatattttgattttatagattctttttggaaaactttttaGTTTTGTAAGTCCCAATCACATAAACTAGGACCAAATCATATAAGGAAGACTAAATTGAGAGGTCTACCTACAGTTTAAAAATCCTTCAATTTCCTGCAAAAAAGAACgtcattttattagattttCATTAAAACTACTTCAGATTTTTGTATACCATAATTTGtgattaatttatattgtttatacGTATATGTATAAAACTTGCTTTCTattatctttctattttatctctatgttagttttataataatattaaggtGTCCATGAAtaattgtttatgttatatataaatttaataactataCATTCATagtataaaatagtttaattgtaAATCGGTATTAATATGTGACTTGTCCGGAAGCCTCTAcagttaaaagaaaagaaaaagggaaaaaagaaaaaacaggtGAGAAGCTACAAGATATTATTCAGATTATTACTTCACGAAGTTTATTGCATCAATCTTTTTGTAATATTCAATTTCGTTCAATGgtggtttaaaaaataaatgctaAAATGTTTAGAAATGTACATATTATAACCATCattatatagttatttaattttttaaaatgatagttTCTTTTAACtacttttctttatatatattttttatgctttttaaactgtttataattttttagtttatttccCTGCattgtatcaaaatttaattcgGGGTAAGTTTTTGTctagtctatttttttttttcatttttctagtTTTACATATGAGAGTTTTCACAAGTTGAattaactgaaaaaaaaactgttattttaatTGGTCATGtttgttatatatgttttagtTAATTACAGGATAGAATTTTAAGTTTATGGAACTTTTGAGACATTCTTAACTTTTTCCCTATTTTGAAGTGGACGTTGCTTCGAAAGGAAACAACTGTTATGTAAGatgaattaaactaaaattttaaaattattttaagttaatttttaagattattaaaatgtttatttagaTATAATAGTGGTTAAATGGTGAGATTAGATTAAAATTACAAATGGATAACAATGTTATTAGTACAATTGAAGTGTTCTATAACCATATTTTGATTCATTTATTCTGATGTCATTCTAATTGCAAAAACATATGAAGTTTGATGTTTAAAACATACTAAAACAAATAAGACTAACACattagaaaattgattttctatttgtatattcttatttttattcacGTACCATTTAAGTATTCATTGATCATTCAAATAACTATCATAAAgtaatatttattgtaattataaaGCATTATTATTCAAACATTTATCAAGAAAtgcttttttttaagttataactTAGAGTATGTTCACTTGAAGGGAAAGATTTGAAGGagagtgaatgaatgaatttgagaagatttaaaaataaaatatatattattttttgaaaggATTTGGAGATAATTGAGaatagatttgaaaataaattttataaaagtttctGTAAGATTGGACTAATAtgacatataatttttttaataaatagaaaataaaaattatcaatttaccCTTAATGataatattgatataaaatgatatttgtgaataaaatatttattagtaaaaaatattttgaaatattaaaattaaaaaataattaaaaaatacatcatcatcatctcgtgctttcattttttgaaaacaaaaagaaataatatttttctatcatGGATAAACATAATCTTCCAATGATGTaggaataatataataaaagtattcAATTTCCTTCACACATTTCCTAATACGAGATATGAAAGTGGGTAAGTAATCTCGCTAATCCTTATGCGACATCACTCACAAACTAAACTAACATAAAATatctcttattttcattttctcaaatTGCATCTACAGGACAATTCGctcaaataaacataatattaaagtatgagtaataaaaatattatattagttgattcttcttaaaaaaatttatcacttAGGTGGTAAGAGAATAATGAGATGAGGTTTTAAAGTTGATTCTCAAAATTAATAACTTAATGGACTTAAATCATGtcaagtaataatctaatttgattatttctttaaaaaaaatgtttggagACTCAAACTAAAAAGAATCGTATCAGTTACTTTTTCTCCATTAAAGTATGGTTTAAGTGTTGGGTGATACTTAAatgatatatgaaataaaaaaaaataagtacgTGGTCGCTTAAGTTATGAGTAATTGCACAAGCAACTCATTCACAATAAGTGCAATTTTTATCTGTTGGATACAAATAAAGTATTGCATCAGATAAAAAAAGAGTtggacatgagtttatatacacacatcTCTATTGGTAAGAGGCTTTTTGGAGTGGTATAAAAAGtaaatccgtgagggcttgaTCCAAAACAGACAATATTTTACCAGTGTGAAGATATGTGTATATATTCAAACTCCCCAACAGTGATATCAGAACCCATGGTTCGGATATAGTGGTTAGTGACTGATCTTTGTTTAAGGGGAAGATGttggatacaaacaaagtctaGTATCAATATTTATTCTTCATGTTTAGGTtccttataaatatttataatttcttttttcataatgTATATTGTGATTGTTGagattaaatgaaataatgtaataataatgtatgaaatttatgatatattagatgaaataatattataatatcgAAAACAATAACTACAATATTCTCTAATGTGGCAGCACAGGGTAAAGCAATCAGTGACAGGGAGTTGGCAAATCTCAATCGTAGAATTTGAGCCAGATTTGCAACCACATATCCATTCCATAGGGTGTTGAATATACCTCGTAGAGTGCATACAAAGGAGGCTCTTGTGAGCTAGATCTTTGTGGTCAAGGAGTTGGCTTTGTTGTTCCAATTCCTGTGTTAAATTCAAATTGATATCACTttgatgtaattattattaggattagaaatatttagttataatcaatatttaaattgtaaaattttgtaaattaaaatcaGTAGGTGGAACAAAATCGTAAAATTGAGTATATTGTCATTTTTCACGCCACACCACTTATTCACCTAAAAGGTGAATACtttcaattcaaataaaacataaacctaattaaaaatcaacgtaataaaaaattattattatgtatgtTGTCAATTACAGCCCCTcccaattaaaattaaatataattaaaatttattcttttatgtttaacccaattaatatttaatacaattaaaaatttactttattgaTATTGTTTGTTGTAATACTATGCAACATTTACCTTCTTAAatgaatttcaataaaaaataaaatataattcaaattgataaataaaattttaattaaaaaattcaaattcaattaaaaataaaagatactTTTTTCTACATCATTCACTTTCACTGAATTTAAttccattaaaataaaattcaattaaaagaaaacactcATTTTTAATTACGCTCTTAAAATTCTTATGATTAAGATTACCagatattcacaaaattattaattttataaacttaagaTTGACGAAGTattgatacaaaaattaattttgttttaatagtttgtcttttttatttaaaatgtaaaatctaCATACAGTTATAAGATTTTGTAAATTTCTTACCATTTTAATCATGATCTCAATTTTAACTACCTGACATATTTTCATGTAAAAAGTTCTGATAACTTTTGTTTGTAttacaataacaaaaatttaatccATCTTCGTACAACcaatttaaatgattaaatactGTAATTTATTGTactttatttcaataaaaaaatatttgttaccattcttttgttattttttaattaatccaGTTCTATTcccatatatttttttctattttatcttttctttcttcttcctctccttcttcttctctgtcCGTATGAAACCACACGAGAatacattttatctttttcttttcttcgcACTCTCACCATTGAAACCGTACTTCCCTCTATCCTTCTTACATCGTCTCAGCCTTCTGTAAGTTCTCTCTTTCAATCTTTCGCTTCTTGTATTATTTCTCATGTGGATTCATCATTcatctttattttactttcatctctctctttctctctaaatGTTGGGTTTGACTGGGAATATGCGGTTCTCTTTACCCTATCACACATTTCCTTTATACACAATtcctaattgaaatttgatGATTTAGGTCTACCCATCACCACTGAAACCTGAAAAATGTCTCTTGTAATCCCCTCATCCTCTGCAGTCCCTTTGCATTTTTCTAAATTGGAGATTAACAGTTTGAGTTCCTACCAAAAATTTGCCTCTAATTTCTTCATCCCTTTTCATCATGAAGTGGGATTCTGTTGCAAACCAAGGCATTTCGGGCTCCACGTCAGAAATGAACCGAATGTTCTTCATAAGTATACAGTTAGGTCTAAGGGGTTTGATTTTGAGTCGATTGACAATGAGACCTTGGGTTTTGACGACGATGATGTTGAAGATATGGGGTCGCCTTGGGAAGGTGCTGTTGTATACAAGAGAAATGCCTCTATTTTACATTTGGAATATTGCACTACCTTGGAGAGATTAGGTCTAGCAAAGCTTTCGACCGATCTCTCAAAAACTAGAGCTGCTGCAATGGGATTGCGTGTTACCAAAGCTGTGAAAGACTTTCCAAATGGCACTCCTGTTCAGATATCTGTAGATGTGaccaggaagaagaaaaaattgaagcTTGATGGGATTATAAAAACTGTCATCACTCTTCTTTGCAATAGGTACTCCCTTATTGGCATTGCCTACTTTCAAGTGcttttgtgaatatttttttttatcatgtctTAGTTTTGCATTTTTCCTGACTTTACTCtgcttcatttttattttgacaatgaTTAATAGTTCAGGTCTCATTAGTTAAACATTAAAACTATTATGATGGAGTATATTTTTGCATTACAGTAATGATTGTCTAGATGCTCATTTATGCATTATTCTCAATTTGTTTTGCATATCGCTCCATCTAATATACCATATAAATGATAATAAGGCAGGAGTAGATCATCCCTTGGCACCTGATACCAGTCTTAGGTTTAGATATTGACTTACTCTCCTctctcttcccttttctttaGATTAGTTAAGCCCAAAACTATATAAGAACTTTTCTTAACAGGAATAGTTAAGTTGCCTTTTGTCTCAAGATGAGGAGTAGCTCACAATCTTTTTAACGATGAAAAAATAGTCATTCATCAATTCTTGCCGGGAGATCCTCCTTAGTTATAAAGGCCATTCAGAATAGAACCCCGTCTACTAGCAGGGAATACTCGTCGCAGGACATTCTCTTCTCTATAATATGAATATTAACTAAtcattaatgaaatataatgtTCTATTTTCGATTTTAaatcttatcttttattttatccaatTGTATTTTTGTCTAATATTGACAACAgtgtatcaaataaatataatctgATCGTCAATAAATTGATCAAATTACTTACTTTAAATAGGCATTATCACTTCATCAAAAGGTAGGTTTATTGGTTTTGTTTAGGCGATCTCTACTAGTTATGCTTGATCTAAGACAAGTTGATGATAACAGTATAAACTTAATGTAGAAGTGATATTAATTGATACTTGTTCCTCTGTAAAAGGACAATGTTGGCGTAGACTGAACTGTTTCTTTCTCTCGATAATGAGAGATTTTCATAATGTAAGGAACAACGTGCTATTACAATGGTGGCATtaacttctttcattttttatttggtttgaattttaaattctaaGAATTAAAAGTGGgaaattgtttatatatatatatttttgttctctCTCTGTTTGCTCTTGTACTCATGTACGCAGTTACCATGAAGGGTAAACTGCTGAAGGCCCGAAGGTTTATATGATATGAGAAAATATTCTTTTCTACCAATTTGGATCGCAGTTCCAACATTCTATTGTGAACTGGATAAGAAATGGAAGGAAGGAAAAATTCCTTTGTTGACTGAGTATCTCTAAAGAATCTTGATATTTAAGAGACAGGCCTCTTCCTAGTCTCAATTGTATTTCACTAAGTGACAAACTCTTCTTGTCAACTCCATTTCCTATTTATGGAGGAAGCTACTAGTTTGCTAGCATAAACCTACCCTTGATAGGCCTATTCAGTTTCAGGCCCATTCCCCTTCTTTCTTGGATAACCCCTTCGTATGTCATGTCCATGtgatagtaaaaaaaaaaaaaaggtgataCCGAGTATGCCTCGGTCATGTTCAACAATGCATTACTTCCGCAAAGTAGAATTTCTTATTTCGATGTGATTTTCTATTGAAGGTGTTGCATGCCATCTGCTGAGAGCATATTCTCGGAGTTCTCTCTTTTACTCACTGACGAACCCATTGAAGAGCCAGAGACTATTGATATGGGCGTTATTTTTGGGGAAGAGAAACTTACAAACGGTGGTAAGGATGACGAAGACGATGCACTTATTGATTTGGAGGACCAACTATATTTTCCTTCACTAGATAATCAAATTGACATTTCAAAGAACATAAGGGACAGGGTGCATCTTGAGATTACCATGAATTCAGTATGTGATCCTGGGTGCAAAGGCATGTGCTTGAAATGTGGTCAAAACTTTAACACTGGCAACTGCTCTTGTAGCAAGGaggaagtgaaagaaaaaagcTATGGCCCGCTTGGAGATTTAAAAGAGAAGATGCAGTTGTAACATTTATGAAGTTCACGCAGTATTCGCTAAAATTTCTGTATCATTATGTGTAGAAGTTCTGATCTTAATGGATTTTTTATGTTGACATTCTTAAGACCCTACCAAGGGCTCTTGGATCCATGGCCATACAGGGCATGGATGATAGATTTTATAGATATATCCATGGTGCATTTTCTAGTAGCAGCTACACCTCAAAGCCTGTCTCTGGTATTCTTTCCACTTGTATTAGCATTTTCTAAATCTCCTCTTGAATTTTACTAAGATAGTCGGATCTGTAAAATTAGAACAGGGATGCTGTGATTTGCGTATTAATTTTGTCATCTTTTTCTGATGTTAATTAATTCATacttttaatttcaaaacatatttaaaagaGTTTGATATTCTTTATTGATTTTCTAATATGAAAAACGTTTTTAATACACTTTACATGCTGCCATGGAAATCTTAAGGGAATTAAACTGTACAcgtttttaaaaagaaaaaaaaagtcaaattatGCTGTTAAACCTCATGTATGAGGAGAGATTTATCTGCAGCTCTCCTTTTTAAATGAGTGCATATATTTTGCAGACACAAGACTCCCATAGTCAAATAACAATTGAAGAAGTAATCATTACCAAGAGTCAAGTAGTCTTATTAacatgatatattttattgtattaaacCAATGACATAATATCAACAGAATTAAAACAGAATGATTACTCTAGAACATAAACGActctttttgtttctatttgC contains:
- the LOC108324315 gene encoding large ribosomal RNA subunit accumulation protein YCED homolog 1, chloroplastic isoform X1, which gives rise to MSLVIPSSSAVPLHFSKLEINSLSSYQKFASNFFIPFHHEVGFCCKPRHFGLHVRNEPNVLHKYTVRSKGFDFESIDNETLGFDDDDVEDMGSPWEGAVVYKRNASILHLEYCTTLERLGLAKLSTDLSKTRAAAMGLRVTKAVKDFPNGTPVQISVDVTRKKKKLKLDGIIKTVITLLCNRCCMPSAESIFSEFSLLLTDEPIEEPETIDMGVIFGEEKLTNGGKDDEDDALIDLEDQLYFPSLDNQIDISKNIRDRVHLEITMNSVCDPGCKGMCLKCGQNFNTGNCSCSKEEVKEKSYGPLGDLKEKMQL
- the LOC108324315 gene encoding large ribosomal RNA subunit accumulation protein YCED homolog 1, chloroplastic isoform X2; its protein translation is MGSPWEGAVVYKRNASILHLEYCTTLERLGLAKLSTDLSKTRAAAMGLRVTKAVKDFPNGTPVQISVDVTRKKKKLKLDGIIKTVITLLCNRCCMPSAESIFSEFSLLLTDEPIEEPETIDMGVIFGEEKLTNGGKDDEDDALIDLEDQLYFPSLDNQIDISKNIRDRVHLEITMNSVCDPGCKGMCLKCGQNFNTGNCSCSKEEVKEKSYGPLGDLKEKMQL